The following are encoded in a window of Labrus bergylta chromosome 16, fLabBer1.1, whole genome shotgun sequence genomic DNA:
- the si:ch211-198m17.1 gene encoding uncharacterized protein si:ch211-198m17.1 isoform X1 encodes MFLNHLSVVFLLAAVVSGMTTADSFAQTSVIIDGGLAKDTSPTPHLTQTASSNPSSKPTISSHTGSPASTKVHDTTSVATTTVENVMTESTIGPTNRDTTSSQPSTESMTTAGVQSPVTKISHSTTGSPNASPSASTGATTLSTAGQQKSQPTDTSETSFTTLDRTLTRNDTTTSEPMTNTTNGRTTIPQTQTQTSNNTTTVTLISQASNTRHTSNDAGTTAPLAQTSLGITMTSITHNSNKTTTMTATTHTNKDTTTITSISQTSNNATTMKPITLTSIDTTTLIPYTHTNNNTSKVTLVTHSSSSNTQTMTPNTHISKDTTKVTLITEASNGTSTLTPDTRTTKDTITITPYTQTSNGTSTIPSLTHSNSDTTATTPILPTSKDAATTSTAVTHTSNDTTTTPAITHTGNNTTTMTQTVTNTPTITSTAQTNHNTTSFTATTQLSPSSVVTHSSNSTTITSTVTPDMSTTTITNSANTSPEFPASSTTPSSSTVTGSPPVSPTSTSNSSSLPPNTSPGSSTASPTGNTTTLIPSTNTPRVTGNTAETTTTTKPAETSSSITSTSTTPPASATTLNSTTPPASATTLNSTTPPTSASTLNSTTPPTSATTLNSTTPPTSATTLNSTTPPTSATTLNSTTPPTSATTLNSTTPPTSATTLNSTTPPTSATTLNSTTPPTSATTLNSTTPPISASTLNSTTPPTSATTLNSTTPPTSATTLNSTTPPISASTLNSTTPPTSATTLNFTTPPTSASTLNSTTPPTSATTLNSTTPPTSASTTPPTSATTLNSTTPPTSTNTLNSTTPPTSASTTPPTSATTLNSTTPPTSATTLNSTTPPTSATTLNSTTPPTPPTSATTLNSTTPPTSASTTPPTSTNTLNTTTHPNSASTTPPTSAITPTSITTPHSIATPSSTTTPTSTTTTTVPTTSPASTNMTISTTTPTSIPNPTSLTPTTSSTTPIATTPTSPTTSTATTNSIDTTITVITRKPTDTTTNNPITAATSIPTLGPLVVCPSVPCPFGSVCLNGTCQCLSGSFLLNGNCEPAQVFPGQLHLVSLTFDPEMSNRSSTLFQTTAARISSALRDALKNEPGYIRSDVVRLEQGSVQSTLNNIFEKTEATQESIDELITVAIEKSAGSNVLLTNATFSGSNLCEQEPLPCEDATTTCTYTKGRAVCSCKEGYISIMYSNTSCRACPSGQRAVGDKCQPCAFGYAGFNCNDSALLAVVVISCVLGGVLLIMVLALLIYFCCRGCLKSKPDHSSSPYSSGEENQPWPTGITPIPRATTNWDAAPSIELTEGGNTRSLVDQKHQTNGLGFQMKQNGWKKTGSYDLNPDGLKTFKGKNPSRYSYLVQGHENPYFLPGDDKNN; translated from the exons gaATGACAACAGCAGATTCATTTGCACAAACCAGTGTCATCATTGATGGGGGGTTGGCCAAAGACACATCCCCAACTCCTCACTTGACACAAACTGCAAGCTCAAATCCAAGCAGCAAGCCCACAATCAGCAGTCATACAGGTTCACCAGCCTCAACCAAAGTGCACGACACAACCTCAGTTGCTACAACAACTGTAGAAAATGTTATGACAGAATCCACTATTGGACCAACCAATAGAGACACAACTTCCTCCCAACCAAGCACCGAGTCCATGACAACAGCTGGAGTCCAGAGCCCTGTGACAAAGATCAGTCACTCCACCACAGGAAGCCCAAATGCCTCTCCATCTGCTTCTACCGGTGCTACAACACTGTCCACAGCAGGCCAACAGAAAAGCCAACCCACCGACACCAGTGAGACTTCTTTTACAACTCTAGATCGCACACTGACCAGAAATGACACAACCACAAGTGAGCCAATGACAAACACCACCAATGGTAGGACTACAATACCACAGACCCAGACACAAACCAGCAACAACACAACCACAGTGACACTGATCTCACAAGCAAGCAATACAAGACACACAAGTAATGATGCAGGTACAACGGCACCATTGGCACAAACCAGCCTTGGGATAACAATGACATCTATCACTCACAATAGCAACAAGACAACCACAATGACGGCAACAACTCACaccaacaaagacacaactacAATAACATCCATCTCACAAACTAGCAACAATGCAACTACAATGAAACCCATCACACTAACCAGCATTGACACAACAACATTGATACCttacacgcacacaaacaacaacacaagtaaAGTGACACTTGTCACacatagcagcagcagcaacacacagacgatgacaccaaacacacacattagcaaAGACACAACCAAAGTGACACTTATTACGGAAGCCAGCAATGGCACATCAACATTGACACCTGACACAAGAACCACAAAAGACACAATTACTATAACACCCTATACACAAACAAGCAATGGCACATCAACAATACCATCATTGACACACTCAAACAGTGACACGACTGCAACGACACCTATCCTACCAACCAGCAAAGATGCAGCCACTACAAGCACAGCAGTCACGCACACCAGTAATGACACAACTACAACACcagcaatcacacacacaggcaataACACAACCACAATGACACAAACTGTAACCAACACACCGACAATCACGTCAACTGCTCAGACCAACCACAACACAACCTCGTTTACAGCCACAACACAGCTGAGTCCATCTTCAGTAGTCACGCACTCCAGCAACAGCACAACAATAACAAGTACTGTAACGCCTGATATGTCTACAACGACTATAACAAACTCTGCTAACACCTCTCCTGAGTTCCCTGCATCCTCCACCACACCCTCATCCTCCACTGTCACTGGATCCCCACCTGTTTCACCCACCTCCACCTCAAACTCCAGCTCTCTCCCTCCAAACACCTCCCCAGGCAGTAGCACCGCTTCCCCCACTGGAAATACCACCACCCTTATTCCCTCAACAAACACCCCAAGAG TGACTGGCAACACTGCAGAAACAACTACTACGACTAAGCCAGCTGAAACATCCTCATCCATCACTTCAACCTCCACCACCCCTCCAGCCTCCGCCACAACTCTAAACTCCACCACCCCTCCAGCCTCCGCCACAACTCTAAACTCCACCACCCCTCCAACCTCTGCCTCAACTCTAAACTCCACCACCCCTCCAACCTCTGCCACAACTCTAAACTCCACCACCCCTCCAACCTCTGCCACAACTCTAAACTCCACCACCCCTCCAACCTCTGCCACCACTCTAAACTCCACCACCCCTCCAACCTCTGCCACAACTCTAAACTCCACCACCCCTCCAACCTCCGCCACAACTCTAAACTCCACCACCCCTCCAACCTCCGCCACCACTCTAAACTCCACCACCCCTCCAACCTCCGCCACCACTCTAAACTCCACCACCCCTCCAATCTCTGCCTCAACTCTAAACTCCACCACCCCTCCAACCTCCGCCACAACTCTAAACTCCACCACCCCTCCAACCTCCGCCACCACTCTAAACTCCACCACCCCTCCAATCTCTGCCTCAACTCTAAACTCCACCACCCCTCCAACCTCCGCCACCACTCTAAACTTCACCACTCCTCCAACCTCTGCCTCAACTCTAAACTCCACCACCCCTCCAACCTCCGCCACAACTCTAAACTCCACCACCCCTCCAACCTCTGCCTCCACCACCCCTCCAACCTCTGCCACAACTCTAAACTCCACCACCCCTCCAACCTCCACCAACACTCTAAACTCCACCACCCCTCCAACCTCTGCCTCCACCACCCCTCCAACCTCCGCCACAACTCTAAACTCCACCACCCCTCCAACCTCTGCCACAACTCTAAACTCCACCACCCCTCCAACCTCTGCCACAACTCTAAACTCCACCacccctccaacccctccaacctCTGCCACAACTCTAAACTCCACCACCCCTCCAACCTCTGCCTCCACCACCCCTCCAACCTCCACCAACACTCTAAACACCACCACCCATCCAAACTCCGCCTCCACTACCCCTCCAACCTCCGCCATCACTCCTACCTCCATTACCACTCCACATTCAATCGCTACACCTTCCTCTACCACCACTCCgacctccaccaccaccactactgTACCAACCACCTCTCCAGCCTCCACCAACATGACAATCTCAACCACCACTCCAACCTCCATCCCCAATCCAACTTCCCTCACCCCCACAACCTCCTCCACCACTCCAATTGCAACAACTCCAACCTCCCCCACTACATCAACCGCCACCACCAACAGTATTGATACCACCATCACTGTAATCACCCGGAAACCAACAGATACCACCACCAACAACCCAATTACAGCAGCCACCTCCATTCCTACCCTGGGTCCATTAGTAG TTTGTCCATCTGTTCCCTGTCCTTTTGGAAGTGTCTGCCTTAATGGCACCTGCCAGTGTCTCTCTGGTAGCTTCCTGCTGAATGGCAACTGTGAACCAG CCCAAGTGTTCCCAGGCCAGCTTCATCTCGTCTCCTTAACATTTGATCCAGAAATGAGCAACAGGTCTTCAACCTTATTCCAGACTACAGCAGCTCGTATATCATCAGCT CTCAGAGATGCCCTTAAAAATGAGCCTGGTTATATACGATCCGATGTTGTGCGGCTTGA GCAAGGAAGTGTGCAATCAACATTAAATAACATCTTTGAAAAAACCGAAGCCACTCAAGAATCCATTGATGAATTGATTACGGTGGCCATAGAAAAGTCAGCAGGATCAAATGTATTGTTGACCAATGCTACATTTAGTG GATCAAACTTGTGTGAGCAGGAGCCATTACCTTGCGAGGATGCCACTACAACATGCACATATACAAAAGGAAGGGCTGTTTGTTCCTGTAAAGAGGGCTACATCTCCATCATGTACTCAAACACCAGCTGCAGAG CGTGTCCAAGTGGGCAGAGGGCAGTGGGAGACAAGTGCCAACC GTGCGCGTTTGGATATGCTGGCTTTAACTGCAATGATT ctGCTCTGCTGGCAGTGGTAGTCATCTCTTGTGTCCTGGGAGGAGTTCTTCTCATCATGGTCCTGGCTTTGCTCATATACTTCTGCtg TAGGGGATGCTTAAAGAGCAAGCCAGACCACAGCAGCAGTCCATATTCATCAGGCGAAGAAAACCAGCCCTGGCCCACTGGCATCACGCCCATCCCACGGGCCACCACCAACTGGGATGCAGCTCCGTCTATAGAGCTGACAGAAGGGGGCAACACTCGATCCCTCGTAGACCAAAAGCATCAGACCAACGGATTG GGGTTTCAGATGAAGCAGAACGGATGGAAAAAG ACGGGATCATATGATCTCAACCCGGATGGATTGAAGACGTTCAAAGGTAAAAATCCATCCCGTTACTCGTATCTGGTTCAAGGCCATGAGAACCCCTACTTCCTACCTGGAGATGACAAGAACAACTGA
- the si:ch211-198m17.1 gene encoding uncharacterized protein si:ch211-198m17.1 isoform X2, translating into MFLNHLSVVFLLAAVVSGMTTADSFAQTSVIIDGGLAKDTSPTPHLTQTASSNPSSKPTISSHTGSPASTKVHDTTSVATTTVENVMTESTIGPTNRDTTSSQPSTESMTTAGVQSPVTKISHSTTGSPNASPSASTGATTLSTAGQQKSQPTDTSETSFTTLDRTLTRNDTTTSEPMTNTTNGRTTIPQTQTQTSNNTTTVTLISQASNTRHTSNDAGTTAPLAQTSLGITMTSITHNSNKTTTMTATTHTNKDTTTITSISQTSNNATTMKPITLTSIDTTTLIPYTHTNNNTSKVTLVTHSSSSNTQTMTPNTHISKDTTKVTLITEASNGTSTLTPDTRTTKDTITITPYTQTSNGTSTIPSLTHSNSDTTATTPILPTSKDAATTSTAVTHTSNDTTTTPAITHTGNNTTTMTQTVTNTPTITSTAQTNHNTTSFTATTQLSPSSVVTHSSNSTTITSTVTPDMSTTTITNSANTSPEFPASSTTPSSSTVTGSPPVSPTSTSNSSSLPPNTSPGSSTASPTGNTTTLIPSTNTPRVTGNTAETTTTTKPAETSSSITSTSTTPPASATTLNSTTPPASATTLNSTTPPTSASTLNSTTPPTSATTLNSTTPPTSATTLNSTTPPTSATTLNSTTPPTSATTLNSTTPPTSATTLNSTTPPTSATTLNSTTPPTSATTLNSTTPPISASTLNSTTPPTSATTLNSTTPPTSATTLNSTTPPISASTLNSTTPPTSATTLNFTTPPTSASTLNSTTPPTSATTLNSTTPPTSASTTPPTSATTLNSTTPPTSTNTLNSTTPPTSASTTPPTSATTLNSTTPPTSATTLNSTTPPTSATTLNSTTPPTPPTSATTLNSTTPPTSASTTPPTSTNTLNTTTHPNSASTTPPTSAITPTSITTPHSIATPSSTTTPTSTTTTTVPTTSPASTNMTISTTTPTSIPNPTSLTPTTSSTTPIATTPTSPTTSTATTNSIDTTITVITRKPTDTTTNNPITAATSIPTLGPLVVCPSVPCPFGSVCLNGTCQCLSGSFLLNGNCEPAQVFPGQLHLVSLTFDPEMSNRSSTLFQTTAARISSALRDALKNEPGYIRSDVVRLEQGSVQSTLNNIFEKTEATQESIDELITVAIEKSAGSNVLLTNATFSGSNLCEQEPLPCEDATTTCTYTKGRAVCSCKEGYISIMYSNTSCRACPSGQRAVGDKCQPCAFGYAGFNCNDSALLAVVVISCVLGGVLLIMVLALLIYFCCRGCLKSKPDHSSSPYSSGEENQPWPTGITPIPRATTNWDAAPSIELTEGGNTRSLVDQKHQTNGLTGSYDLNPDGLKTFKGKNPSRYSYLVQGHENPYFLPGDDKNN; encoded by the exons gaATGACAACAGCAGATTCATTTGCACAAACCAGTGTCATCATTGATGGGGGGTTGGCCAAAGACACATCCCCAACTCCTCACTTGACACAAACTGCAAGCTCAAATCCAAGCAGCAAGCCCACAATCAGCAGTCATACAGGTTCACCAGCCTCAACCAAAGTGCACGACACAACCTCAGTTGCTACAACAACTGTAGAAAATGTTATGACAGAATCCACTATTGGACCAACCAATAGAGACACAACTTCCTCCCAACCAAGCACCGAGTCCATGACAACAGCTGGAGTCCAGAGCCCTGTGACAAAGATCAGTCACTCCACCACAGGAAGCCCAAATGCCTCTCCATCTGCTTCTACCGGTGCTACAACACTGTCCACAGCAGGCCAACAGAAAAGCCAACCCACCGACACCAGTGAGACTTCTTTTACAACTCTAGATCGCACACTGACCAGAAATGACACAACCACAAGTGAGCCAATGACAAACACCACCAATGGTAGGACTACAATACCACAGACCCAGACACAAACCAGCAACAACACAACCACAGTGACACTGATCTCACAAGCAAGCAATACAAGACACACAAGTAATGATGCAGGTACAACGGCACCATTGGCACAAACCAGCCTTGGGATAACAATGACATCTATCACTCACAATAGCAACAAGACAACCACAATGACGGCAACAACTCACaccaacaaagacacaactacAATAACATCCATCTCACAAACTAGCAACAATGCAACTACAATGAAACCCATCACACTAACCAGCATTGACACAACAACATTGATACCttacacgcacacaaacaacaacacaagtaaAGTGACACTTGTCACacatagcagcagcagcaacacacagacgatgacaccaaacacacacattagcaaAGACACAACCAAAGTGACACTTATTACGGAAGCCAGCAATGGCACATCAACATTGACACCTGACACAAGAACCACAAAAGACACAATTACTATAACACCCTATACACAAACAAGCAATGGCACATCAACAATACCATCATTGACACACTCAAACAGTGACACGACTGCAACGACACCTATCCTACCAACCAGCAAAGATGCAGCCACTACAAGCACAGCAGTCACGCACACCAGTAATGACACAACTACAACACcagcaatcacacacacaggcaataACACAACCACAATGACACAAACTGTAACCAACACACCGACAATCACGTCAACTGCTCAGACCAACCACAACACAACCTCGTTTACAGCCACAACACAGCTGAGTCCATCTTCAGTAGTCACGCACTCCAGCAACAGCACAACAATAACAAGTACTGTAACGCCTGATATGTCTACAACGACTATAACAAACTCTGCTAACACCTCTCCTGAGTTCCCTGCATCCTCCACCACACCCTCATCCTCCACTGTCACTGGATCCCCACCTGTTTCACCCACCTCCACCTCAAACTCCAGCTCTCTCCCTCCAAACACCTCCCCAGGCAGTAGCACCGCTTCCCCCACTGGAAATACCACCACCCTTATTCCCTCAACAAACACCCCAAGAG TGACTGGCAACACTGCAGAAACAACTACTACGACTAAGCCAGCTGAAACATCCTCATCCATCACTTCAACCTCCACCACCCCTCCAGCCTCCGCCACAACTCTAAACTCCACCACCCCTCCAGCCTCCGCCACAACTCTAAACTCCACCACCCCTCCAACCTCTGCCTCAACTCTAAACTCCACCACCCCTCCAACCTCTGCCACAACTCTAAACTCCACCACCCCTCCAACCTCTGCCACAACTCTAAACTCCACCACCCCTCCAACCTCTGCCACCACTCTAAACTCCACCACCCCTCCAACCTCTGCCACAACTCTAAACTCCACCACCCCTCCAACCTCCGCCACAACTCTAAACTCCACCACCCCTCCAACCTCCGCCACCACTCTAAACTCCACCACCCCTCCAACCTCCGCCACCACTCTAAACTCCACCACCCCTCCAATCTCTGCCTCAACTCTAAACTCCACCACCCCTCCAACCTCCGCCACAACTCTAAACTCCACCACCCCTCCAACCTCCGCCACCACTCTAAACTCCACCACCCCTCCAATCTCTGCCTCAACTCTAAACTCCACCACCCCTCCAACCTCCGCCACCACTCTAAACTTCACCACTCCTCCAACCTCTGCCTCAACTCTAAACTCCACCACCCCTCCAACCTCCGCCACAACTCTAAACTCCACCACCCCTCCAACCTCTGCCTCCACCACCCCTCCAACCTCTGCCACAACTCTAAACTCCACCACCCCTCCAACCTCCACCAACACTCTAAACTCCACCACCCCTCCAACCTCTGCCTCCACCACCCCTCCAACCTCCGCCACAACTCTAAACTCCACCACCCCTCCAACCTCTGCCACAACTCTAAACTCCACCACCCCTCCAACCTCTGCCACAACTCTAAACTCCACCacccctccaacccctccaacctCTGCCACAACTCTAAACTCCACCACCCCTCCAACCTCTGCCTCCACCACCCCTCCAACCTCCACCAACACTCTAAACACCACCACCCATCCAAACTCCGCCTCCACTACCCCTCCAACCTCCGCCATCACTCCTACCTCCATTACCACTCCACATTCAATCGCTACACCTTCCTCTACCACCACTCCgacctccaccaccaccactactgTACCAACCACCTCTCCAGCCTCCACCAACATGACAATCTCAACCACCACTCCAACCTCCATCCCCAATCCAACTTCCCTCACCCCCACAACCTCCTCCACCACTCCAATTGCAACAACTCCAACCTCCCCCACTACATCAACCGCCACCACCAACAGTATTGATACCACCATCACTGTAATCACCCGGAAACCAACAGATACCACCACCAACAACCCAATTACAGCAGCCACCTCCATTCCTACCCTGGGTCCATTAGTAG TTTGTCCATCTGTTCCCTGTCCTTTTGGAAGTGTCTGCCTTAATGGCACCTGCCAGTGTCTCTCTGGTAGCTTCCTGCTGAATGGCAACTGTGAACCAG CCCAAGTGTTCCCAGGCCAGCTTCATCTCGTCTCCTTAACATTTGATCCAGAAATGAGCAACAGGTCTTCAACCTTATTCCAGACTACAGCAGCTCGTATATCATCAGCT CTCAGAGATGCCCTTAAAAATGAGCCTGGTTATATACGATCCGATGTTGTGCGGCTTGA GCAAGGAAGTGTGCAATCAACATTAAATAACATCTTTGAAAAAACCGAAGCCACTCAAGAATCCATTGATGAATTGATTACGGTGGCCATAGAAAAGTCAGCAGGATCAAATGTATTGTTGACCAATGCTACATTTAGTG GATCAAACTTGTGTGAGCAGGAGCCATTACCTTGCGAGGATGCCACTACAACATGCACATATACAAAAGGAAGGGCTGTTTGTTCCTGTAAAGAGGGCTACATCTCCATCATGTACTCAAACACCAGCTGCAGAG CGTGTCCAAGTGGGCAGAGGGCAGTGGGAGACAAGTGCCAACC GTGCGCGTTTGGATATGCTGGCTTTAACTGCAATGATT ctGCTCTGCTGGCAGTGGTAGTCATCTCTTGTGTCCTGGGAGGAGTTCTTCTCATCATGGTCCTGGCTTTGCTCATATACTTCTGCtg TAGGGGATGCTTAAAGAGCAAGCCAGACCACAGCAGCAGTCCATATTCATCAGGCGAAGAAAACCAGCCCTGGCCCACTGGCATCACGCCCATCCCACGGGCCACCACCAACTGGGATGCAGCTCCGTCTATAGAGCTGACAGAAGGGGGCAACACTCGATCCCTCGTAGACCAAAAGCATCAGACCAACGGATTG ACGGGATCATATGATCTCAACCCGGATGGATTGAAGACGTTCAAAGGTAAAAATCCATCCCGTTACTCGTATCTGGTTCAAGGCCATGAGAACCCCTACTTCCTACCTGGAGATGACAAGAACAACTGA
- the si:ch211-198m17.1 gene encoding uncharacterized protein si:ch211-198m17.1 isoform X3: protein MFLNHLSVVFLLAAVVSGMTTADSFAQTSVIIDGGLAKDTSPTPHLTQTASSNPSSKPTISSHTGSPASTKVHDTTSVATTTVENVMTESTIGPTNRDTTSSQPSTESMTTAGVQSPVTKISHSTTGSPNASPSASTGATTLSTAGQQKSQPTDTSETSFTTLDRTLTRNDTTTSEPMTNTTNVTGNTAETTTTTKPAETSSSITSTSTTPPASATTLNSTTPPASATTLNSTTPPTSASTLNSTTPPTSATTLNSTTPPTSATTLNSTTPPTSATTLNSTTPPTSATTLNSTTPPTSATTLNSTTPPTSATTLNSTTPPTSATTLNSTTPPISASTLNSTTPPTSATTLNSTTPPTSATTLNSTTPPISASTLNSTTPPTSATTLNFTTPPTSASTLNSTTPPTSATTLNSTTPPTSASTTPPTSATTLNSTTPPTSTNTLNSTTPPTSASTTPPTSATTLNSTTPPTSATTLNSTTPPTSATTLNSTTPPTPPTSATTLNSTTPPTSASTTPPTSTNTLNTTTHPNSASTTPPTSAITPTSITTPHSIATPSSTTTPTSTTTTTVPTTSPASTNMTISTTTPTSIPNPTSLTPTTSSTTPIATTPTSPTTSTATTNSIDTTITVITRKPTDTTTNNPITAATSIPTLGPLVVCPSVPCPFGSVCLNGTCQCLSGSFLLNGNCEPAQVFPGQLHLVSLTFDPEMSNRSSTLFQTTAARISSALRDALKNEPGYIRSDVVRLEQGSVQSTLNNIFEKTEATQESIDELITVAIEKSAGSNVLLTNATFSGSNLCEQEPLPCEDATTTCTYTKGRAVCSCKEGYISIMYSNTSCRACPSGQRAVGDKCQPCAFGYAGFNCNDSALLAVVVISCVLGGVLLIMVLALLIYFCCRGCLKSKPDHSSSPYSSGEENQPWPTGITPIPRATTNWDAAPSIELTEGGNTRSLVDQKHQTNGLGFQMKQNGWKKTGSYDLNPDGLKTFKGKNPSRYSYLVQGHENPYFLPGDDKNN, encoded by the exons gaATGACAACAGCAGATTCATTTGCACAAACCAGTGTCATCATTGATGGGGGGTTGGCCAAAGACACATCCCCAACTCCTCACTTGACACAAACTGCAAGCTCAAATCCAAGCAGCAAGCCCACAATCAGCAGTCATACAGGTTCACCAGCCTCAACCAAAGTGCACGACACAACCTCAGTTGCTACAACAACTGTAGAAAATGTTATGACAGAATCCACTATTGGACCAACCAATAGAGACACAACTTCCTCCCAACCAAGCACCGAGTCCATGACAACAGCTGGAGTCCAGAGCCCTGTGACAAAGATCAGTCACTCCACCACAGGAAGCCCAAATGCCTCTCCATCTGCTTCTACCGGTGCTACAACACTGTCCACAGCAGGCCAACAGAAAAGCCAACCCACCGACACCAGTGAGACTTCTTTTACAACTCTAGATCGCACACTGACCAGAAATGACACAACCACAAGTGAGCCAATGACAAACACCACCAATG TGACTGGCAACACTGCAGAAACAACTACTACGACTAAGCCAGCTGAAACATCCTCATCCATCACTTCAACCTCCACCACCCCTCCAGCCTCCGCCACAACTCTAAACTCCACCACCCCTCCAGCCTCCGCCACAACTCTAAACTCCACCACCCCTCCAACCTCTGCCTCAACTCTAAACTCCACCACCCCTCCAACCTCTGCCACAACTCTAAACTCCACCACCCCTCCAACCTCTGCCACAACTCTAAACTCCACCACCCCTCCAACCTCTGCCACCACTCTAAACTCCACCACCCCTCCAACCTCTGCCACAACTCTAAACTCCACCACCCCTCCAACCTCCGCCACAACTCTAAACTCCACCACCCCTCCAACCTCCGCCACCACTCTAAACTCCACCACCCCTCCAACCTCCGCCACCACTCTAAACTCCACCACCCCTCCAATCTCTGCCTCAACTCTAAACTCCACCACCCCTCCAACCTCCGCCACAACTCTAAACTCCACCACCCCTCCAACCTCCGCCACCACTCTAAACTCCACCACCCCTCCAATCTCTGCCTCAACTCTAAACTCCACCACCCCTCCAACCTCCGCCACCACTCTAAACTTCACCACTCCTCCAACCTCTGCCTCAACTCTAAACTCCACCACCCCTCCAACCTCCGCCACAACTCTAAACTCCACCACCCCTCCAACCTCTGCCTCCACCACCCCTCCAACCTCTGCCACAACTCTAAACTCCACCACCCCTCCAACCTCCACCAACACTCTAAACTCCACCACCCCTCCAACCTCTGCCTCCACCACCCCTCCAACCTCCGCCACAACTCTAAACTCCACCACCCCTCCAACCTCTGCCACAACTCTAAACTCCACCACCCCTCCAACCTCTGCCACAACTCTAAACTCCACCacccctccaacccctccaacctCTGCCACAACTCTAAACTCCACCACCCCTCCAACCTCTGCCTCCACCACCCCTCCAACCTCCACCAACACTCTAAACACCACCACCCATCCAAACTCCGCCTCCACTACCCCTCCAACCTCCGCCATCACTCCTACCTCCATTACCACTCCACATTCAATCGCTACACCTTCCTCTACCACCACTCCgacctccaccaccaccactactgTACCAACCACCTCTCCAGCCTCCACCAACATGACAATCTCAACCACCACTCCAACCTCCATCCCCAATCCAACTTCCCTCACCCCCACAACCTCCTCCACCACTCCAATTGCAACAACTCCAACCTCCCCCACTACATCAACCGCCACCACCAACAGTATTGATACCACCATCACTGTAATCACCCGGAAACCAACAGATACCACCACCAACAACCCAATTACAGCAGCCACCTCCATTCCTACCCTGGGTCCATTAGTAG TTTGTCCATCTGTTCCCTGTCCTTTTGGAAGTGTCTGCCTTAATGGCACCTGCCAGTGTCTCTCTGGTAGCTTCCTGCTGAATGGCAACTGTGAACCAG CCCAAGTGTTCCCAGGCCAGCTTCATCTCGTCTCCTTAACATTTGATCCAGAAATGAGCAACAGGTCTTCAACCTTATTCCAGACTACAGCAGCTCGTATATCATCAGCT CTCAGAGATGCCCTTAAAAATGAGCCTGGTTATATACGATCCGATGTTGTGCGGCTTGA GCAAGGAAGTGTGCAATCAACATTAAATAACATCTTTGAAAAAACCGAAGCCACTCAAGAATCCATTGATGAATTGATTACGGTGGCCATAGAAAAGTCAGCAGGATCAAATGTATTGTTGACCAATGCTACATTTAGTG GATCAAACTTGTGTGAGCAGGAGCCATTACCTTGCGAGGATGCCACTACAACATGCACATATACAAAAGGAAGGGCTGTTTGTTCCTGTAAAGAGGGCTACATCTCCATCATGTACTCAAACACCAGCTGCAGAG CGTGTCCAAGTGGGCAGAGGGCAGTGGGAGACAAGTGCCAACC GTGCGCGTTTGGATATGCTGGCTTTAACTGCAATGATT ctGCTCTGCTGGCAGTGGTAGTCATCTCTTGTGTCCTGGGAGGAGTTCTTCTCATCATGGTCCTGGCTTTGCTCATATACTTCTGCtg TAGGGGATGCTTAAAGAGCAAGCCAGACCACAGCAGCAGTCCATATTCATCAGGCGAAGAAAACCAGCCCTGGCCCACTGGCATCACGCCCATCCCACGGGCCACCACCAACTGGGATGCAGCTCCGTCTATAGAGCTGACAGAAGGGGGCAACACTCGATCCCTCGTAGACCAAAAGCATCAGACCAACGGATTG GGGTTTCAGATGAAGCAGAACGGATGGAAAAAG ACGGGATCATATGATCTCAACCCGGATGGATTGAAGACGTTCAAAGGTAAAAATCCATCCCGTTACTCGTATCTGGTTCAAGGCCATGAGAACCCCTACTTCCTACCTGGAGATGACAAGAACAACTGA